One Brassica napus cultivar Da-Ae chromosome A1, Da-Ae, whole genome shotgun sequence genomic region harbors:
- the LOC106386592 gene encoding uncharacterized protein LOC106386592: protein MMFLLLAIVGLISYYVYKSIKPPPPIPLPENVSKKSLRVELSDGRHIAYRELGCPKDEAKNKIIIIHGYANSKEVDLYTTQEMIDEFKIYFLFFDRAGHGESDPNPSRTLKTDTYDIEELADKLQLGPKFHVLGMSLGAYPVYGCLKYIPHRLSGASLVVPLINFWWRRIPQNLLNAAIKKLPFAFQMILRVAHYCPWLLYWWMTQKWFPNDRDPKKIWTERDIELSKIYYKKSYMDAVKRQGEYVSCYQDIIAGYGNWEFDPTELSNPFTDTNKGSVHMWCALDDKQILREVLVYICDKLPWIKFHEVPHVGHWIIHEKHHFEAIIKAACTE from the exons ATGATGTTTCTGCTACTTGcgattgtgggattaataagcTATTATGTATATAAGTCGATAAAACCGCCACCACCAATTCCACTACCGGAAAACGTTTCCAAGAAATCTCTAAGAGTCGAGCTAAGTGATGGCAGACATATAGCCTACAGAGAATTAGGGTGTCCAAAGGACGaagccaaaaacaaaataataatcatCCATGGATATGCAAATTCCAAAGAAGTAGATTTATACACCACACAG GAAATGATTGACGAattcaagatatattttttgttcttcGATAGAGCTGGTCATGGAGAAAGCGATCCTAATCCATCAAGAACATTGAAAACAGATACATACGATATCGAAGAACTTGCTGACAAATTGCAACTTGGTCCAAAGTTCCATGTTCTGGGCATGTCACTTGGAGCTTACCCAGTTTATGGTTGCCTCAAATACATTCCTCATAG ACTAAGTGGAGCTTCATTGGTGGTTCCATTAATAAACTTTTGGTGGAGACGTATTCCTCAAAACTTGTTGAATGCAGCAATCAAGAAATTACCATTTGCGTTTCAAATGATACTTCGAGTCGCACACTATTGTCCATGGTTGCTATATTGGTGGATGACTCAGAAATGGTTTCCAAATGATCGAGATCCCAAGAAAATTTGGACTGAACGTGATATAGAACtttcgaaaatatattataaaaaatcgTACATg GACGCTGTTAAACGACAAGGTGAATATGTGAGCTGCTACCAAGACATCATCGCCGGTTATGGAAATTGGGAGTTTGATCCAACCGAACTGAGCAACCCGTTCACGGATACTAACAAAGGATCAGTCCATATGTGGTGTGCACTCGATGACAAACAAATATTGCGAGAAGTTCTAGTTTATATATGCGATAAACTTCCATGGATAAAGTTCCATGAGGTCCCTCATGTTGGACACTGGATTATCCATGAGAAGCATCATTTCGAAGCCATCATCAAAGCCGCTTGTACTGAATGA
- the LOC125576217 gene encoding uncharacterized protein LOC125576217 — protein MFKPEFYFTLTTSPKSSGQMMLLLLAIVGLTSYYVYKLIKPPPPIPLPENVTKKSPRIKLSDGRHIAYKELGFPKDEAKNKIIVIHGYANSKDVDLYTTQEMIGEFKIYFLFFDRAGYGESDPNPSRTLKTDTYDIEELADKLQLGPRFHVLGMSLGAYPVYGCLKYIPHRLSGASLAVPLINFWWRRIPQNLLNAAIKKLPFEFQMTLRVAHYCPWLLYWWMTQKWFPSNRDPKKTLTERDIELSETYSKQSYKDAVLRQGEYVSSQRDIIAGYGNWEFDPTELSNPFSDTNKGSVHIWCALDDKQILRDVLVYICDKLPWIKFHEVPHAGHWIIHEKRHFEAIIKAACTE, from the exons ATGTTTAAACCAGAGTTTTACTTCACATTAACTACATCTCCTAAATCATCAG GCCAAATGATGTTGCTGCTACTTGCGATTGTGGGGTTAACAAGCTACTATGTCTACAAGTTGATAAAACCGCCACCACCAATTCCACTGCCGGAAAACGTTACCAAAAAATCTCCAAGAATCAAGCTTAGTGATGGCAGACATATAGCATACAAAGAACTAGGGTTTCCAAAGGACGaagccaaaaacaaaataatagtaATCCATGGATACGCAAATTCCAAAGACGTCGATTTATACACCACTCAG GAAATGATTGGTGAATTCAAGATATACTTTTTATTCTTCGATAGAGCTGGCTATGGAGAAAGCGATCCTAATCCATCAAGAACGCTGAAAACAGATACATACGATATCGAAGAACTTGCGGACAAATTGCAACTTGGTCCAAGGTTCCATGTTTTGGGCATGTCACTTGGAGCTTACCCAGTTTATGGTTGCCTCAAATATATTCCTCATAG ACTAAGTGGAGCTTCATTGGCGGTTCCATTAATAAACTTTTGGTGGAGACGTATTCCTCAAAACTTGTTAAATGCAGCAATCAAGAAATTACCATTTGAGTTTCAAATGACACTACGAGTCGCACACTATTGTCCATGGTTGTTATATTGGTGGATGACTCAGAAATGGTTTCCAAGTAATCGAGATCCCAAGAAAACTCTGACTGAACGTGATATAGAACTTTCGGAAACATATTCAAAACAATCATACAAG GACGCTGTTTTACGACAAGGTGAATACGTGAGCAGCCAACGAGACATCATCGCGGGTTACGGTAACTGGGAGTTTGATCCAACCGAACTGAGCAACCCGTTCTCGGATACTAACAAAGGATCAGTTCATATATGGTGTGCACTCGACGACAAACAAATATTGCGAGATGTTCTAGTCTATATATGTGATAAGCTGCCATGGATAAAGTTCCATGAGGTCCCTCATGCTGGTCACTGGATTATCCATGAGAAGCGGCATTTTGAAGCGATCATCAAAGCAGCTTGTACTGAATAA